The sequence GCCACTTCCCGGCATTGGCAGGGACTTGGTTCGTAGACCCAGACTTCATGGTTCCCTCCCCGGAAAGTTGTCCACTGGCCGTTTCGGTGGCTGCCCGCCCTGTATCGGTGGCTCCGGATTGGGTTGATTTTTCCTTTGTTGAACAACTGAATAGGGTCAGAAAACTAAGGCAATACAGGCTTTTTTTCATAGTGACTTTCTCCGAATAGATCCCAAAACTACTGGATTCTTTGCCATAATTCAGATGATGGATGAGAGTAGCGCGTTAAACTATTGAAAAACGCCTGCCTTGCACCGTACAGTTTTAGATTGGTAGTAATTCCTTGGGTAGCTGGCTTCCAACGGACTTGGTACGCTGTCCACATGCGTACAAAAACTGTCCGTTTCTGGACAGCGATCGTCAACTATACCTAAAATAAAAGGCTTTAATGGAGTGCAATAGGCATGTTTTTGGTTTGGCAGGACATTTGTTTAGCAAATAATAATCAAATGGAGCAAAAACTGTATTCGTATGGGCCGAGCCTACTTAGGTGAATTCGAGGAACTGGTTTTATTGGCCGTGGCTGTATTGCAGGGAGACGCTTACGGAGTCGTTATTGCTGCTGAGCTGAAACAACGCACGAATCGAATTAGTAGCCTCAGTGGTGTACATATCGCGCTTTACAGGCTAGAGGAAAAAGGCTTTGTTTCTTCAGAACTTGGAGGGGCTACCATGAACCGAGGTGGGCATCGGAAGCGGTTGTTTACCGTTACGGCAACAGGAAGGCAAACACTGAATGAGATGCGGATTGTACATAACGACCTCTGGGACTCTATTCCTACTCCTTCTCTGGCATAAATCATGGCAAATCATACACCAACTCCCCCGGCCTGGGCCGATCGCTTATTAGCATGGCTGTGTCCACCTCATTTGCTGGAAGAACTGCTGGGTGATCTGCACGAGCAGTTTGCCGAACAGGTAACCGACCTGGGCGAACAAAAAGCACGACAACTGTATGTGGTGGAGATCGTCAAATTCATTCGTCCTTATTTTTTAAAGCGACGAGTGGGCCATTTTGCGCAGCCGATGAGCATCCCCGTTTCTCAGGGGGCGCATCGCTTTAAAACCAATGAATTTCCTCAACCCTTTTTTCTCCATCCAGACATGCTACGTAATTATGCAAAGATCGCCTTTCGTACTCTCTGGCGAAGCAAAGGGTATGCTACAATCAATGTGGTTGGCCTTGCCGTTGCTTTCTGCATCAGCTTATTCCTGTTTCTGATTGCGTATTTACAGCTCACTTTTGATTCTTTTCATGAGGATGGTGACCGTATTTTTCAGACCTATTTTTTCTCGAATGATCCGGAGCAGGCCAGTAGGTCGGCAGGTATGCCCTTACCCCTCATGCCTGCTTTAAAGACTGACTATCCGGAAATAGAGGCCGCGGCAAGATTTATTGTTGTCCGGAAAAGTCTGGTGGAGTATAAAGGGCGTTATTTTGATAAAAGCGTTTATCTCACGGACCCGGATTTTTTTAAACTCTTCTCCTTTCCGTTACGCAAAGGAAATCCGGAAAGCGCCCTGCGTGATTTAAGCAATGTTGTTATCAGCGAGAATATGGCCCAAACGCTATTCGGTATCGAAGATCCGATGGGCAAACCCGTAGAACTCGGCAGTGATGGCAACCGAAAGCAATATATCGTGTCGGGAGTATTGGCTGATGCCCCCTACAACTCAACGATTCATTACGACGCGTTGATTCGGGTCGAGAATCTTCCGGATTATCAGTCAGCGAAAGACAGTTGGGGGGCAAGCTCGCATCAGGTCTTTGTGAAATTACCCCCCAATATTGACCAGACCACGTTTGAAAGCCGATTAAAGGCGTTTGCTGTCAAATACTTTCATGGGTCTCTGGATGACCTCAAAAAGAAAGGTGCAAAACCCGATGAAAGGGGCGATGTGTTTGCGGTCCGGTTGCAGAAACTGGCTGACGTTCACTTTGGTCGGGAATTATCAGGCGGAAAAGGAGCACCCATTGCCTTGATCTATGTGTTGATGGGCATTGCCTTTTTTATTCTGCTGATTGCCTGCATCAACTTCATTAATCTGAGCGTGGCACGGTCGTTTACACGGGCAAAGGAAGTGGGCATCCGGAAGTCGCTGGGCGCATTGAAAAAGCAGCTTTTTGTTCAGATCTGGGGCGAATCGACCGTGATTTGTTTGATTGGTTTTGGGGTTGGTCTATTGCTTTCCTACCTACTTTTACCGGTTTTCAATGCCACATTTGATAGCAAACTAACCCTGGATTACGTAGCCCAACCTGGCTTTATCGGGTTAATGCTGCTCGTATTTGCGCTGATCACTTTTGTCGCAGGTGGATATCCGGCCTGGCAGATGGCGAAGTTTAATCCGGTTGAGGTGCTGAAAGGAAAAATTTCGCTGAAACGTCCCGGTATTTTGCGCAACTCACTCATTGTTACGCAGTTTACACTGTCTTGCCTGCTGACCTGCTGTACGATTATTGCGCTTCAGCAAATCGATTTTCTGCGGCAGCAACCACTTGGCTTTCAGAAAGAACAGGTAATCAGTATTCCGGTAGGGAGTCAGGTAAACGGGCGGCAGGTATTGCAACGGCTGCGCAATAAATTAGCTTCTGATCCTACCGTGTTGGCCATAACCGGTTCTGGTGTCAATTTAGGAAAGGGCAAGGATCGGGTTACTGCAAGAGGTGTGCTTGGCATCACCTACAAAGGGAAAGACATTGCAACCGACTGGCTGCTTGTTGATTATGACTACCTCAAAACGTTGAATATTAAACTTTTGGCGGGTCGGGATTTTGATCGGGCTTATCCGACAGATTCGGTGAATCGGGTAGTCATTACCGAAAGTATGGCCAGAATGATGGGAGAGGCAAATGCGGTCGGAACCCTTCTTCGTGATGATCATGATACATCGGGGGTCAAATCGCAGATTATTGGCATCATTTCTGATTTTCACCTCTATTCACTCGCCGACGAGAATAAACCAATTACCATGCATCTCTCACATAATGAGGCTATTCATTATGTATTTGTTCGGGTAGCGCCCCAGAATCTGGCGAATTCGATGGATAAGCTAAAAAACGTCTGGAAGGAAGTGGCCCCTCAATCGGAGTTTATGGGCTCTTTTCTGGATGAAAATGTCGATGCCTGGTATCAGGATGAAGAAATGTTGTCCAGGGTTTTTAGCCTGGCTGCCAGCATCGCCATTCTGTTGTCGTGTATTGGTCTGTTTGCCATTGCATTGATGGTCATCGAGCAGCGTACCAAAGAAATTGGTATTCGGAAGGTGCTCGGTGCGAGTACACCGACTATTATCCTCGTTCTTTCCAAAGACTTTATTAAGCTGGTGATCATCGCTTTGGGGATAGCCATACCACTCGCCTGGTATGGTATGCACACGTGGTTGAAAGGTTATCCGTTTCGAATCGAGATTAGTGCATGGGTATTTGTCGTGGTTGCGCTGGCCGCTATCCTCATTACATTCGCAACGGTAAGTTTTCATAGTATCAAGGCAGCTTTGATGAATCCGGTAAAATCATTGCGTTCCGAATAATACAAAGGGGCAGGGAGGAGGGAATCGGCCTCATTCTCGCCCTATGCTTCACACGTTTAAACCCAACTAATCATGAAAACGCTTATCATTTGTCTGCTCTTAAGTATTGGTACGATTGCAATGGCTAAAGATCCTGCGTCGTCGAAGGTCCGAACCCGAATCAGTGATGATTCACAAACAATCTCCATTCAAATCGATGGATTTAAACACGGTCGGAAGATCCAATACGATCACACTTTTGATGTGTCGGGTATGAACGTTCTGCAAAAAGAGCTCCTTACCTACCGTGCCTTCGACTCCCAGGGCCTACTGCCGCCACTCCATATGATGAAGTGGTTGATTTTTGCCGCTTTGGGTTTAACAGGGCTGATCCTAACGCTCATACTGGTCATCATTCAGCGTATGAAGTTTCGATTAAAGGTGTCATAGATGGAGTAAGAGCGTGCCAGAATTCCCTTTTGAGTATGCTCTAAAAACATACTCAATGAAACGTAAGCTTTCGATTCTAAGTCTGATTGCTTTCTCAATGCTGGTTGTTACCTGTCGGGTCGCTCAGAAATCAGCGACTACGGCTGACCAATCGACCGCTCAGCAAACACCAGCTGTTCAAGCCGATACAATTCCTGCTTTTACGGCAAATCCATCGCCCGCGCAGCTAACACCCGAACAGAGTGTACGTTCATTTCGGGTGCCTAAAGGCTATCATATGGAGCTGGTTGCCAGTGACCCCATGATCAAAGAGCCCGTTGCCATAGCCTGGGATGGCAACGCCCGCATGTATGTGGCCGAGATGAGTAGCTACATGCAGGATGTTGACGGTTCGCATGAACATGATCCAGTTAGCCGGGTCATGCTTCTGGAGGATACCGACAACGACGGCAAAATGGACAAGAGTTCTGTCTTTATCGATAAGCTGGTTCTGCCCCGAATGATTCTGTGTATCGACCATGAATTGCTGGTTAATGAAACCGATACCTACGATATCTACAGCTATAAGGATACGAACGGCGATGGTGTCGCCGACGCGAAAAAGCCTGTCTTTCAGCTTGGGAAAAAGGCTCCCGGCAAC comes from Spirosoma aureum and encodes:
- a CDS encoding FtsX-like permease family protein — its product is MANHTPTPPAWADRLLAWLCPPHLLEELLGDLHEQFAEQVTDLGEQKARQLYVVEIVKFIRPYFLKRRVGHFAQPMSIPVSQGAHRFKTNEFPQPFFLHPDMLRNYAKIAFRTLWRSKGYATINVVGLAVAFCISLFLFLIAYLQLTFDSFHEDGDRIFQTYFFSNDPEQASRSAGMPLPLMPALKTDYPEIEAAARFIVVRKSLVEYKGRYFDKSVYLTDPDFFKLFSFPLRKGNPESALRDLSNVVISENMAQTLFGIEDPMGKPVELGSDGNRKQYIVSGVLADAPYNSTIHYDALIRVENLPDYQSAKDSWGASSHQVFVKLPPNIDQTTFESRLKAFAVKYFHGSLDDLKKKGAKPDERGDVFAVRLQKLADVHFGRELSGGKGAPIALIYVLMGIAFFILLIACINFINLSVARSFTRAKEVGIRKSLGALKKQLFVQIWGESTVICLIGFGVGLLLSYLLLPVFNATFDSKLTLDYVAQPGFIGLMLLVFALITFVAGGYPAWQMAKFNPVEVLKGKISLKRPGILRNSLIVTQFTLSCLLTCCTIIALQQIDFLRQQPLGFQKEQVISIPVGSQVNGRQVLQRLRNKLASDPTVLAITGSGVNLGKGKDRVTARGVLGITYKGKDIATDWLLVDYDYLKTLNIKLLAGRDFDRAYPTDSVNRVVITESMARMMGEANAVGTLLRDDHDTSGVKSQIIGIISDFHLYSLADENKPITMHLSHNEAIHYVFVRVAPQNLANSMDKLKNVWKEVAPQSEFMGSFLDENVDAWYQDEEMLSRVFSLAASIAILLSCIGLFAIALMVIEQRTKEIGIRKVLGASTPTIILVLSKDFIKLVIIALGIAIPLAWYGMHTWLKGYPFRIEISAWVFVVVALAAILITFATVSFHSIKAALMNPVKSLRSE
- a CDS encoding PadR family transcriptional regulator; this translates as MGRAYLGEFEELVLLAVAVLQGDAYGVVIAAELKQRTNRISSLSGVHIALYRLEEKGFVSSELGGATMNRGGHRKRLFTVTATGRQTLNEMRIVHNDLWDSIPTPSLA